In Juglans regia cultivar Chandler chromosome 13, Walnut 2.0, whole genome shotgun sequence, the following proteins share a genomic window:
- the LOC109002270 gene encoding B3 domain-containing protein At3g19184-like — protein MVVESKRSYEECRRQRLEENKKRMEELNLGKLAQALKASSPRTFPVKQVKRPRQPVDLSSVRVRRSSRVSGKPPPTYKEVPIEPLAKPRSYQRRDLLNRFYASDQARQDAIERAEQVESGLGSDFPTFLKPMLQSHVTGGFWLGLSVQFCKMHLSDKDEIITLIDESGNEFPTRYLARKTGLSGGWKGFAVDNQLVDGDALVFQLIMPTKFKVFIIRASELTDNEDDDKDSDVLHMDRSAKRIKASRK, from the exons ATGGTGGTCGAATCGAAGCGAAGCTACGAGGAATGCCGTCGACAGAGGTTGGAAGAGAACAAGAAGCGAATGGAGGAGCTCAATCTGGGCAAGCTCGCACAAGCTCTCAAGGCCTCGAGCCCAAGGACCTTTCCG GTGAAGCAGGTGAAGCGGCCTAGGCAGCCAGTGGACCTCTCTTCGGTGCGGGTGAGAAGGTCGAGCCGTGTCTCTGGCAAGCCCCCTCCGACTTACAAGGAA GTCCCAATTGAACCTTTGGCGAAGCCCAGAAG CTATCAGCGGAGAGATCTGTTAAACCGATTTTATGCTTCGGATCAAGCAAGGCAAGATGCGATTGAGAGAGCAGAACAAGTTGAGTCCGGTTTGGGATCTGACTTCCCCACGTTTCTGAAGCCCATGCTTCAGTCACATGTCACCGGTGGATTTTGGTTG GGTCTTTCAGTCCAGTTCTGCAAGATGCACCTTTCCGACAAGGACGAAATTATCACTTTAATAGATGAGAGTGGAAATGAGTTCCCAACAAGATATCTTGCTCGGAAAACTGGTCTGAGTGGTGGCTGGAAAGGGTTCGCCGTTGATAATCAACTAGTTGATGGGGATGCACTGGTGTTCCAGCTAATTATGCCCACCAAATTTAAG GTGTTCATCATTAGGGCATCTGAGTTAACAGATAATGAAGACGATGACAAGGATTCAGATGTCTTGCACATGGACAGGAGTGCCAAAAGAATCAAAGCCA GCAGAAAGTAG